Proteins encoded in a region of the Altererythrobacter ishigakiensis genome:
- a CDS encoding mechanosensitive ion channel family protein: MMSLSRLARIAGAVMAGALFLQSGDALAQAASAPSDLSGIAEIIRWSGVFASILWIAGAWLILRVAGRFVEAFGGEFSSRRLTLQKVYTVLQFVIYVVSTIAVIFMSFRIDDTTMALVGGSLAVAVGFATKDLVASYIAGLIIMLDHPFQVGDRVKFAGEYGDIVAIGLRSVRMRTLDDNIVTIPNSKFLTDITASGNSGQLDMQVVIDFLIEPSQDAEEARTIVTEAALSSQFIFLPKPVVVLVSQWQDGLLIAVRLRLKAYVLDTRYEKEFESDVSIRVLKAFQQRGILVPSSIVRS, from the coding sequence ATGATGTCTCTTTCCAGGCTGGCAAGAATTGCAGGAGCGGTAATGGCAGGTGCGTTGTTTCTCCAAAGCGGGGACGCATTGGCACAAGCTGCATCTGCGCCTTCCGATTTATCCGGTATCGCAGAGATAATTCGCTGGAGCGGCGTATTTGCCTCGATCCTCTGGATCGCTGGAGCGTGGCTTATACTGCGGGTTGCCGGACGTTTTGTCGAAGCATTTGGCGGGGAGTTCTCCTCGCGTCGGCTTACGCTGCAAAAGGTCTACACCGTTCTCCAATTCGTGATTTACGTGGTTTCGACAATTGCGGTCATATTCATGTCGTTCCGCATCGACGACACTACAATGGCTTTGGTAGGTGGTTCGTTGGCAGTAGCAGTCGGCTTTGCCACAAAAGACCTTGTGGCTTCCTATATTGCGGGCCTCATCATTATGCTCGACCACCCGTTCCAGGTTGGCGACAGGGTCAAATTCGCGGGAGAGTACGGAGATATAGTGGCCATCGGGCTTCGATCTGTTCGGATGCGCACATTGGATGACAACATCGTCACCATCCCTAACAGCAAATTTCTGACCGATATTACGGCATCGGGAAACTCAGGTCAGCTCGATATGCAAGTTGTGATCGATTTCCTGATCGAACCAAGCCAAGATGCTGAAGAAGCACGAACGATAGTTACCGAGGCTGCGCTCTCAAGTCAGTTTATCTTCCTGCCCAAGCCCGTCGTCGTGCTGGTGAGTCAATGGCAGGATGGCTTACTGATCGCAGTACGTCTGCGACTAAAAGCCTATGTACTGGACACTCGCTACGAGAAAGAATTTGAGTCCGATGTTAGCATCCGGGTCCTCAAGGCCTTCCAGCAACGCGGGATCCTGGTGCCCTCGAGTATAGTCAGGTCTTAG
- a CDS encoding BCCT family transporter has translation MQSSNEFPIDPPITDLPIDTHDRGFYDGFSREVTIPGKIIVSLLIMWAIFFPVRANETLSAANENIISSFSGWYVYLVALLMIIALVLAAFPQSGRLRIGAPDDKPEFSRFSWFAMLFGAGIGIGMLTYSTGEPLAHFSNNPEIIRGAIEARSAEAVRPAYVYTFLHWGFAAWATYALVGLAIGYVSYRRGLPLTIRSALVPLFGERMSGAAGHVVDVVAVVATILGVAVTMGLGVEQFVAGLYRVGMGDWLINSEGTASTSAIVVALLVLVGASTVSALSGVGRGIKWLSNLNMGLSFLLLALFVIVGSGLYGLQLMGNGLVDYIAALPAKTLTLFASDGSQVSEQLVQWQLDWTIFYWAWWIAFAPFVGMFIARVSRGRTVREYVLGVILVPSLMCFVWMAIVGGTAIDLELSGVAQGAIVNSGISDQLYATLAVLLDPNVAMLVSVLVVVLLMTYLVTSADSAILIVNTINGAGEDEGQRRYHILFWGAALAFIVGSMLVLGGIDAIRITMIIGALPFSFVLALMAIAIIKAIVFDLIRKRHGVPTTAEACVEWAAAK, from the coding sequence ATGCAATCAAGCAACGAATTCCCGATTGATCCCCCTATAACCGACTTACCGATCGATACCCATGACCGGGGTTTCTACGACGGTTTCAGCCGCGAAGTGACGATACCAGGGAAGATCATTGTCTCGTTGCTGATCATGTGGGCGATCTTTTTTCCAGTACGCGCGAACGAAACGCTCAGCGCTGCAAATGAGAATATCATTTCGAGTTTTAGCGGGTGGTACGTCTATCTGGTCGCGCTGCTAATGATCATCGCTTTGGTTCTTGCAGCTTTCCCGCAATCTGGCCGTTTGCGGATCGGCGCACCTGACGACAAACCCGAATTCTCGCGCTTTTCATGGTTCGCCATGCTGTTTGGCGCAGGAATCGGCATCGGCATGCTGACTTACTCAACCGGCGAGCCGCTGGCGCACTTCTCCAACAATCCAGAGATCATCCGCGGAGCAATCGAAGCACGCTCGGCTGAGGCGGTTAGGCCGGCCTATGTCTACACCTTCCTTCATTGGGGATTTGCTGCCTGGGCGACCTATGCCTTGGTCGGTTTGGCGATCGGTTATGTCTCCTATCGCCGTGGACTACCTTTGACGATCCGCTCGGCGCTCGTGCCGCTGTTCGGAGAGCGCATGTCAGGCGCGGCTGGTCACGTGGTAGACGTGGTGGCGGTAGTTGCCACGATATTGGGTGTTGCGGTCACAATGGGTCTGGGCGTCGAGCAATTCGTAGCTGGTCTCTATCGCGTCGGAATGGGCGACTGGCTTATCAATTCCGAAGGGACGGCCAGTACAAGCGCGATTGTGGTCGCGCTCCTAGTGTTGGTTGGCGCGTCGACGGTCAGCGCCTTGTCGGGGGTTGGCAGAGGAATCAAATGGCTTTCCAACCTCAACATGGGACTGTCGTTTCTGTTACTGGCTCTGTTCGTGATTGTCGGTTCTGGCCTTTATGGTTTGCAGCTCATGGGGAATGGACTGGTCGACTATATTGCTGCGCTTCCCGCCAAGACACTGACACTGTTCGCCAGCGACGGAAGCCAGGTCTCTGAACAGCTGGTGCAATGGCAGCTCGACTGGACCATCTTTTATTGGGCCTGGTGGATCGCCTTTGCGCCGTTCGTGGGCATGTTCATTGCCCGGGTCTCGCGCGGGCGGACAGTGCGCGAGTATGTGCTGGGCGTTATTCTTGTGCCATCGCTGATGTGTTTTGTTTGGATGGCAATCGTTGGCGGCACCGCGATTGATCTGGAGCTGAGCGGCGTGGCCCAAGGTGCGATCGTGAACTCCGGAATTTCAGATCAGCTTTATGCCACGCTGGCCGTGCTGCTCGATCCGAACGTTGCGATGCTGGTCTCGGTTTTGGTGGTGGTATTGCTGATGACCTACCTCGTGACTTCGGCTGATAGCGCGATTTTGATCGTCAACACGATCAATGGTGCAGGCGAAGATGAAGGGCAGCGCCGCTATCACATCCTGTTCTGGGGAGCCGCGCTGGCATTTATCGTGGGCAGCATGCTGGTGCTGGGCGGGATCGATGCGATCCGCATCACCATGATTATAGGTGCGCTGCCATTCTCCTTCGTGCTGGCGCTAATGGCTATCGCGATTATCAAGGCGATTGTGTTCGACCTTATCCGCAAGAGGCACGGGGTGCCGACCACCGCCGAAGCGTGCGTGGAATGGGCCGCCGCTAAGTAG
- a CDS encoding mechanosensitive ion channel family protein: MTELRSYRQLTTSIIALLALCAAILSDSPLNAATTAPNTDLSDAAIEAIQGVTTDAVDDEASKKSLLSDPAIELKELEHRLVPLTREELNELAGNWLEIVRVQTEDVMAAQIAIDRTEGEVADEVTNRVADLVFERNAYFQKFTAVIDAWEKKGGDPDLIAEYRAYRDTVMLDELRTSNIQTIYSEAVRWLVDPTGGIAFLESIALVVASLIGLWLIAKIARRLVFRWLNRLSNLSRLLTNFLAGAVFWLVLLIGLAIALSMLGMDVGPIFALIGGASFILAFAFQDTLGNFASGLMIMINRPFDEGDVVDLGGVVGKVKSVTIVATTIITPDNQIIVLPNRNVWGNLIKNMTANDTRRVDLIFGISYEDSIDDALEILKQVTKAHPAVLDDPEPVFKVHELADSSVNFICRPWVRTEDYWNVYWDLTQQMKKAFDEKGISIPFPQRDFNIKGLPAGLQGL, translated from the coding sequence ATGACTGAACTGCGTTCCTATAGACAATTGACCACGTCAATCATCGCTTTGTTGGCTCTTTGCGCAGCGATTCTTTCAGATTCTCCTCTAAACGCCGCTACAACCGCACCGAATACCGACCTGTCAGACGCCGCTATCGAGGCGATCCAGGGGGTAACAACAGATGCAGTGGACGATGAGGCTTCAAAGAAGTCACTTCTTTCAGACCCCGCCATCGAGCTAAAAGAACTTGAGCATCGATTGGTGCCCCTCACACGAGAAGAACTCAACGAGCTCGCCGGCAATTGGTTGGAGATAGTTCGCGTTCAAACTGAAGATGTTATGGCCGCTCAGATTGCGATAGACCGCACTGAGGGTGAGGTTGCAGACGAGGTGACAAACCGCGTCGCTGACCTGGTCTTTGAGCGTAATGCTTATTTTCAGAAGTTTACCGCGGTGATTGATGCCTGGGAGAAGAAAGGCGGTGATCCAGACCTGATTGCGGAGTATCGCGCCTATCGTGACACTGTGATGTTGGACGAGCTCCGCACATCCAACATTCAAACAATCTATAGCGAAGCTGTTCGATGGCTAGTCGACCCTACCGGAGGGATTGCATTTCTTGAATCGATCGCGCTGGTGGTCGCCTCACTGATCGGACTGTGGCTTATTGCAAAAATCGCGAGGCGTTTAGTCTTCAGATGGCTAAACAGACTTAGCAATCTCTCGAGACTCTTGACGAACTTTCTTGCGGGCGCAGTCTTTTGGCTCGTTTTGTTGATTGGCCTTGCCATCGCACTTTCCATGCTAGGCATGGACGTCGGCCCAATCTTTGCTCTTATTGGTGGAGCCTCCTTCATCCTTGCCTTTGCTTTTCAAGACACCTTAGGAAATTTCGCTAGCGGCCTTATGATCATGATTAATCGTCCATTCGATGAGGGCGACGTTGTGGATTTGGGCGGTGTAGTCGGGAAGGTAAAGTCGGTTACCATCGTTGCAACAACGATCATTACTCCAGATAATCAGATCATTGTACTACCGAACCGAAATGTTTGGGGGAACTTGATCAAGAATATGACCGCAAACGATACTCGCCGCGTCGACCTCATCTTTGGCATTTCTTATGAGGACTCAATTGACGATGCGCTGGAGATTTTGAAACAGGTCACCAAAGCTCATCCAGCGGTACTCGATGACCCTGAGCCGGTATTCAAGGTCCATGAACTGGCCGATAGCTCCGTCAATTTCATTTGCCGACCATGGGTTCGGACAGAGGATTACTGGAACGTTTATTGGGACCTTACTCAACAAATGAAGAAAGCGTTCGACGAGAAAGGCATATCAATCCCGTTCCCGCAGCGAGACTTCAATATCAAAGGGTTACCTGCTGGTCTGCAAGGCCTTTAA
- a CDS encoding ATP-binding protein gives MAQVPAATQSSKVANPSSSQPDADLQEARQIAALIEGTLGPQIDADRLFRVSIAGSNNELARTVLRLVSDDTFYRQAKADNSLLAPLSPNGAALALKRADFLRLPRTRQKALLEAHRQRSEAARARDAENEARRDELARLSNELDGLRNFLQGQPTQLARLDLDLVDFVEIQRDNPGIGLARGTANSGANTYPSDADMDTQLEWLRAEVAASKAQILALSPTRLGELVRASGIATVASDDIANADAALQAAQEELRDAEKQAAAARDEQTRLLANANAALLAVSQSQAELRSDLARLDAERPQLNEITLTWQSRVDALIDDNAGSGEANRAYDELVRDLTETRNRFRQILALPGKIKPDEIYPSPVDELANLQRPEVPEILSRYSTLQQDAETLSQEYYETRWQSVSSFHDAVMRLNEARLALIPALSSERRSQVTGFGSAGVSQAGREIDQITLQLQYYLQRWPRLIGEGITVTPQLVFELGWLLLSFMLFSSWRRRGGRILANANASVMAGKTNDVSMAIRAQLLDLWRRVRRPLDWAIFLAVVRWLWPAELTFPGLKLLWLVVFWTALTLFLMKLADELAKGRMKSDPRAELRWRSLRLIGGTVLAIILLLQISDAVVGQGAIYSWVATFAWWLLPIVIFVLTLWWQERIKALSEVEAARSAFLGWVARRPTGWPTVIPFSIAGFLLLLTGARTALGRQASKIALVREISQQKAREEAERQVAEDKASGRYRSLPQTLCDSLAPHRKPLNEPSERNWPEAISLPKIRRGTITALVGDRGLGKSTLMRDLAATAEGFEDCFFVRVDHRGLQGVIDELSDVGTDGESQGKRLVICIDDIHRLIAPAINGLQDFDQLIELVRAFPHEAACIVTLERAAWDFLERARFDRLVFDEVVKMPRWSSEKIRQLVERRTKQAGIEPDFNHVLDGGAFGIAGDLSPVERKKVSYFDRLHQYANGNPAVALEFWRRSLFTVAETGKIVVLTFALPKSDSLSEMPLSALIVLRVILQMGRAPVAEIERCTNLPAATISGILRRLQHIGAIARDEKCYHITLDWWLEVRRLLERRNLIIRRGT, from the coding sequence ATGGCGCAGGTTCCTGCGGCCACTCAATCGAGCAAAGTCGCCAATCCGTCTTCTTCACAGCCAGATGCGGACTTGCAGGAGGCGCGACAGATTGCCGCGCTAATTGAAGGTACTCTTGGTCCGCAGATTGATGCCGATCGTCTTTTCCGTGTCTCTATAGCAGGCAGCAATAACGAGCTAGCTCGGACAGTTTTACGTCTCGTTAGTGACGATACATTCTATCGCCAAGCCAAGGCGGACAACTCTTTGCTTGCACCGCTTTCACCCAATGGAGCCGCACTGGCTCTGAAGCGGGCAGACTTCCTTCGCCTGCCCCGAACGCGCCAGAAAGCTTTGCTTGAGGCTCACCGTCAGCGTTCCGAAGCGGCAAGAGCCCGAGATGCAGAAAACGAGGCCCGCCGCGACGAACTTGCTCGTTTGAGTAACGAGTTGGATGGGCTGAGGAACTTTCTTCAAGGTCAGCCAACGCAATTGGCTCGGCTGGATCTTGATCTCGTCGATTTCGTTGAAATCCAGCGAGACAACCCAGGGATTGGCTTGGCCCGAGGGACTGCGAACAGCGGCGCAAATACCTATCCCTCCGATGCGGATATGGACACCCAGCTAGAATGGCTTCGTGCCGAAGTTGCGGCAAGTAAGGCCCAAATTCTGGCATTATCGCCGACACGGCTTGGCGAGCTCGTTCGCGCGTCCGGCATCGCTACCGTCGCGTCTGACGACATCGCCAATGCGGATGCCGCGCTGCAAGCCGCTCAGGAAGAGCTACGCGATGCCGAAAAGCAGGCGGCAGCCGCACGCGACGAACAAACTCGCCTTCTTGCCAATGCCAATGCGGCGTTGCTTGCTGTCAGTCAGTCTCAGGCGGAGTTGCGCTCAGATCTAGCGCGGCTAGATGCCGAACGCCCGCAGCTGAACGAGATAACTCTTACGTGGCAGAGCAGGGTCGATGCGCTTATCGACGACAATGCCGGCTCTGGTGAAGCCAACCGTGCCTATGACGAACTCGTCCGTGACCTGACTGAAACTCGCAACCGCTTCCGGCAAATTCTAGCGCTGCCAGGTAAGATCAAACCGGATGAGATTTATCCGAGCCCTGTTGATGAACTGGCCAATCTACAAAGGCCTGAGGTTCCGGAGATTCTGTCTCGATATTCCACACTGCAACAGGATGCCGAGACCCTCAGTCAGGAGTATTATGAAACCCGCTGGCAGAGTGTTTCGTCGTTTCACGACGCGGTTATGAGACTGAATGAAGCGCGTTTGGCGCTAATCCCCGCTCTGTCCTCTGAAAGACGCTCGCAAGTCACCGGATTTGGAAGTGCTGGCGTTTCTCAAGCCGGGCGGGAGATTGATCAGATCACCCTGCAATTGCAATATTACTTACAACGCTGGCCGCGCCTCATCGGAGAGGGAATAACTGTCACTCCACAATTGGTATTTGAGCTCGGGTGGCTGCTGCTCTCCTTTATGCTCTTCAGCTCATGGCGACGGCGTGGCGGTCGCATTCTTGCCAATGCAAACGCATCGGTCATGGCTGGCAAAACCAATGATGTTTCTATGGCCATTCGAGCGCAGCTGCTTGATCTATGGCGGCGGGTAAGGCGGCCGCTGGATTGGGCTATCTTTTTGGCTGTTGTGCGCTGGCTGTGGCCCGCAGAGTTGACTTTTCCTGGATTGAAGCTCCTTTGGCTAGTCGTCTTCTGGACTGCACTGACTTTATTCCTGATGAAGTTGGCTGATGAATTGGCTAAGGGCAGGATGAAGTCCGACCCGCGCGCCGAACTTCGTTGGAGGTCTCTGCGCCTTATTGGCGGGACAGTCCTCGCCATAATCTTGCTTCTTCAAATTTCGGACGCCGTCGTTGGCCAAGGCGCGATCTACAGCTGGGTGGCTACCTTCGCTTGGTGGCTTTTGCCTATAGTGATTTTCGTCCTCACTCTCTGGTGGCAGGAGCGCATCAAGGCCCTGTCGGAGGTGGAAGCAGCGCGCAGTGCATTTCTCGGCTGGGTCGCCCGGAGGCCTACTGGTTGGCCCACTGTTATTCCCTTCTCTATCGCGGGCTTCCTTCTCCTTCTGACTGGAGCCCGGACTGCTTTGGGACGTCAGGCTTCCAAGATCGCTCTCGTGCGAGAGATTAGTCAGCAAAAGGCGCGCGAAGAGGCAGAAAGACAGGTTGCAGAGGACAAGGCCAGCGGCCGATACAGAAGTCTTCCACAGACGTTGTGCGATAGCCTTGCGCCGCACCGCAAACCCCTAAACGAACCTAGTGAACGCAACTGGCCAGAGGCAATCTCGCTTCCCAAGATTCGCCGTGGGACGATAACTGCTTTGGTTGGCGATCGGGGGCTCGGAAAGTCAACGCTAATGCGAGACCTTGCGGCCACGGCAGAAGGCTTTGAAGACTGCTTTTTTGTAAGGGTGGATCATCGTGGCCTGCAGGGCGTTATCGATGAGCTTTCGGATGTGGGAACAGACGGAGAGTCGCAAGGCAAGCGCCTCGTCATATGCATTGATGACATCCACAGGTTGATCGCGCCGGCGATCAACGGCTTGCAGGATTTTGACCAATTGATTGAGCTTGTGCGCGCCTTTCCTCATGAAGCCGCCTGCATTGTCACGTTGGAACGTGCTGCATGGGATTTTCTTGAGCGCGCACGCTTCGACCGTCTGGTTTTCGACGAGGTGGTGAAGATGCCGCGCTGGTCGAGCGAGAAGATTCGTCAGTTGGTTGAACGTCGAACGAAGCAGGCGGGGATCGAACCTGATTTCAATCATGTGCTGGATGGCGGAGCCTTCGGGATCGCCGGCGACCTATCGCCTGTTGAGCGCAAGAAGGTTTCATACTTTGACCGTCTTCATCAATATGCCAATGGCAACCCGGCTGTAGCGCTGGAGTTCTGGCGACGCTCGTTATTTACCGTGGCAGAAACCGGTAAGATTGTGGTCCTCACCTTCGCCCTGCCAAAATCTGACAGCCTTTCAGAAATGCCGCTGTCCGCACTAATCGTCCTGCGCGTTATTCTCCAAATGGGGCGGGCTCCTGTGGCAGAGATTGAGCGCTGCACGAACCTGCCCGCTGCAACGATAAGTGGTATCCTGCGGCGGCTGCAGCACATCGGGGCAATTGCTCGCGATGAAAAATGCTATCACATAACGCTCGATTGGTGGCTGGAGGTCCGTCGCCTGCTTGAACGCCGTAACCTCATTATCCGGAGGGGAACATGA